Within Sander vitreus isolate 19-12246 chromosome 23, sanVit1, whole genome shotgun sequence, the genomic segment aggaaagggggaaaaagccaaaaagcataatatgagcactttaagtcaaCAGTTGACTTAAGACATTACAACCAGGCTAACTGTGGCCAAGTAGCTTTAAGACCACTCTGAACAGCGTGAGACTTTGAAAGCTTTGCTCAGGTTGACTTGTAGTGCCCATGACCTGCGAGTGACTGATCAATCATTTAGCCCTGACGAACTGATAATTAGTGTTCTATTCTCATTGCCAGACTGAGTTCCTCTTTTTCTTACACTACACTTTAACCTTTTGAACTCTTTGCATGTCAAGTCATTGAAAACACGAGCTGGCCCGCAGGCAGGGTTTGTTATAAGCTGTAGTATTCATTGTACAGAATCGGTCCCTTTTTGCTTTTATATGCAGCTCTCTTGGCATTTGTTATGCGTGTTGgtttttgcaatgtttttttcccctgatTTAAATGGCTTATGATTTAAAATTTACAAACACTGGCTAACTGTGACACTGTTAATGCATTGGATTTTGtttctgcatttaaaaatgtgcgTGTAAATAAAACTGATGAAATAGCATGCTTGTCTTTTTGTCAAGCCCAAACACACGCTGTAAAATTGTGACGTTTAGACCGTAGTTTTACATAAGAATACAACATTAACATATTTAAAGAATTTTATTAGTCTATGTACAACACTGACTTTCAGAATCTCCTTTAGATTTTCCACAAAGACTTGTCCAGCAGCTTGAACCCTCATGGTGatctacaaaaaaaagaaacaagataATGTTTACAACAgtggacaaaaacaaatgtactcAGTTGCCAGGATGTTAGGTACCCcgatgcagtctaatacaacagtcctgcaacaACTTCTACCGTCAAAGGTAATAATaggtttttgttgatttatGATTTTGGATGATGCAGAGTGTTGTGGTAAACTATATTGCATTTTATAGAGTTGATATAAATGGGATGGACAAAATAAGCAGTCTCAACATTATGACCTTTACGAAGGTAGGATTTGTTGCAGGACTGTTGTTTTAGCTAGCTGTACCTAAAACTGGAAACTAAGTGTATATCTCCTGCGATCAGACTGCAATTATCAGATTAAAGGCAAGAGGCCACTCTGACAACATACATGGCATAAACTAGTGTTAGCTGTCAATTTTACTGATTAATAAAGTCTGAGATAATCCTGTAAAGAAAAACTAGCATTCCTACCAAAAAGTATATTTAAAGACTAATATCAGGTGTATGTGCTGTAGCGTTTGACACAATTAAGAGAAGAGATGCATAAAAATGTAAGGTGTAAAGAAAACAGGgatgcacgatatgaggaaaatatgcgataacattgaatatcacgatattacttGCCATAAATATTAGTACTAAGTTCTGcacttctgctgctttcagtattatGCTATAATACAAAAttgttaaatataaaacaaatgaaaggaaatcatttccaacatttgaATATAAAGAAtagcagttacattttaaaagtgcagttttctaatcatattttctttcaactaaccaATCTCTGTCTTTTGCAATATGTCGCTGCCTTTCGCGGTATACATTTCCTCTGCATACACATCACTGTAAGGAGACCTCTTGCCAATATTTAAGTGCCAATTCTCAATTTTTGACATGAGTCATTCATGATGCTCATCTAATCAGAGCTAAACCAACACAGGCTtgtatataaatgttttttttagattaacaattttctgtttatttttaacACAAACGATTTGCAACAATTAGGAAAAGacgacacagtaactacaatatttaaGACCATACAACTAGAGCTGAGCAATATgggaaaaatcaaatatcacaatattttttaccaaatacatcgatgtctatattgtagggttgacaagtGGTgcgttcacaaaatatttttactaTTAGATttcagataaataatcatcagtaatgtggacataatgtctaagtgggtaaaggcaaataatagaacagctagtaaattcagaaaagtacatcactttactgttaacgcaacctttaaaaccagaaaaagacaacacttatgttaTATCACggtatccaaaatttaagaccatatctagcctcatatcgattatatatataaacgaaGAGATGTGAACAAACCTTGACAACATCAGAAAATATGAATTACTTAGATTTAGTTGTACGGTTGGTTTAAGACTCAGAGCAGGATTTAATCCTGTGTTTCAACTTTTTGATAGTTAACCAAACTTTTATCTGAACATTTGGATTACATATTATAcaagtgaaaatatttttttctgactgGTTAGCATACCAATGTTCATTTAagcaaaggaaagaaagaaatgacctTATTCCTCGTCATCTGCTGGGATTCCAAGCTCCTCATCTGTCCATGCAGAAGCATCCGGCCAGGGGAAGTGACCCTACAGAAGAGGGAAGAACCTTGATTAAACATTCCCATTTTTAGTTAATAGATTATGTCCCTGTCAGGTTTGTACAGCATACTGTAGATAAACGCAACTAGTAAAAGTACACACATTACAAATATAGACAGCCTAATTTTTGTTGCTACCCCTTGACTGATTGTCGGTCAGTTGGGTGGGATTACAGAGTATTAGATCAACGTGTCAACAGCCTGAAAACTGACCAATCGGCTCACTCAAATCTGATTCCTACAGGTTCCTGACAAAAGCACTGACTTTACGAAAAGTGGCAGGTAAGTAGAATAATGTTGCTGTTCAAGGCTTTCCATTTCCACTCCATTGCTTCTTACAAATGGGGGATAGCGTGCCACACTAAATACATATTATAGCTGCACTTTAATTGAGCAGAGATTGTCATTCCTGACAGGATTCCTGACTGTGTCAAGGCCTTCACATGATTCTATCACTGCAGCTCAGAATAACATGAAAGTGGCCTCACGTTATTCTGAGCTGCAGTTATATAATAGGATGTGATGATAACTGATAATACAAAAGTATAACCTGTTTTCTCTTCCTTTAGCTCCCATTATTATGAATGCAACATGTCAGACATCAACTACTTGtcttctcctctctgcttcGGTAGCAGAATCAACATTGATCCTTATCACTTTTTGCTGTCGCTATGACCAAGTTTTCCTGCAGGTTTGTCACCTTCATCTAATTTCATATTAAGCAATTCATTAATTAATGGTTCAGAAGACGTCATTTGAAATGAACAACTCCGCTTCTCTCACATGGACGACCTACTCGTCGCCAGATTGGAACAGTTAACAGAGACAGTTTATAACAAGCCTCGTAATActggtatttattttattgttttaggcTAGCAAAtttctgcattcaaaatatacttaaaagtTAAAGTACTCAGAAAATTAAGTAAattacctcaaaattgtacttgagtATATGTGTACATAGTTACTATCCACCTGCAGAGTCTCATTGCAAATGGCGCTGGATAGTTTATACTACAACAGGTTTACTCACCAGGACTGCGTCAGGGTCGTGCCAGCAGTGCCAAAGGATCCAGAACCACATGACACCGCTGATGAGCTCGGATTCGAATTTCTGTTTCTTCGTTATCTGGGGATATTGCCTGTACTGTGGCTCAATGTGCGGCCCTCCGCTGGCCCTGGAACATTGAAAAGCACACACTTATAATCAATATTACATAATGTGGAATACAGACTAACATTTAAGATAGTGTTCTGAGTTaccttaaatacattttcccgTGTTAACAagtcgttagctaacgttagatgctagcttaacagtaacgttacttaCTTTCTGGTCGTTATCCTTTGTGTACCGCGTCTGAGGAGCCGAGTTCCTGTCCGAAAGACTCCCAACGCCCTTCCAAAAGAAGACATATTTGCTCTGTCTTATTTTTGGTTATTTGTTAAGACTTGTACAAGGTATTGCCCTGCTCGTAGAGGAGTCACCTTCTCCCCTTGTCAATAAACGGCCTTCCAACAACTACAGCTGTGATTGGACAGAAGGTGACGACATCCGTTGTTCCTTTGTGATAATTGGCCGATTGGCTAACATGGTTAACCCACAGCGCCCCCTATTGTTCTCCTGGAGACAGGACATTCCCATTGAATTCGACTTCCAATTATTTGATTATCCTTGCTTGCTTACAtgtctactccactacatctcagaggtaaatatactttttactccactgcattcatctgacacctttagttacttttcagattgcAATTTTCATACCCtttctgtccagtgaaaaccatgaaTTTTCTTTCGTAGGTTGTGAAAATCTTCCTACTTCTTACGCTAAATAAACTATTAAAACCCCGATAGGATCCGCTggaaatgcatcgtcacaaagcacAAAACAGGGCTGTTGTTCTGAACTCATGAAAGtggtggttctcacaggacagcgacgctaacatacagtatgatgatctaatagaatatgatgcattgctatATATTCAAATACCCAACAATAGCCTATATAAAGCAGTTGAAATGAGTAGTACAGCCTTAAActatctacagcagtaaaatgcaaaatacacattaatgcagccatatgaatccaaaaacatcctatataatattaaaacactgacagggaccATTTGTCTGCATACTGActagttttatttttgataCTTCAAGTAGATTTAGCTAGgcctacttttacttgagtaaggTTTTGCATGCAGGACTTCTAGTGGACTATTTAAAACAGTGTGTATTGTActtaatacttcttccaccactgaaacaTGACTGATTTGTTATTCCTAGCCTATTTACTAATATACCATTGGGTTATGATGTTTGTTACTCTATTTTCATAacttacagtggtgtgaaaagtgtttgcccccttcctcatttcctgttcctttgcatgtttgtcacacttaagtgtttcggaacatcaaaccaatttaaacaaaagtcaaggacaacacaagtaaacacaaaatgcaatttgtaaatgaaggtgtttattattaaaggagaaaaaaaatccaaaccatcatggccctgtgtgaaaaaagtgattgcccccccttgttaaaacatactataactgtggttgtccacacctgagttcaatttctctagccacacccaggcctgattattgccacacctgttcacaatcaaggcatcacttaaataggagctgcttgacacagtaaggtccaccagaagatccttaaaagctacacatcatgccgagacccaaagaaattcaggaacaattgagaaagaaagtaattgagatctatcagtctggaaagggttataaagccatttccaaagctttgggaatccagcgaaccacagtgagagccattatccacaaatggcaaagacatggaacagtggtgaaccttcccaggagtggccggccgcccaaaattaccccaagagcgcagcgccgactcatccaagaggtcacaaaagaccccacaacaacgtccaaagaactgcaggcctcacttgcctcagttaaggtcagcgttcatgcctccaccatcaggaaaagactgggcaaaaaatggcctgcatggcagagttccaaggagaaaaccactgctgagcaaaaagaacatcaaagcttgtctcaatttctccagaacacatcttgatgatccccaagacttttgggacaacattctgtggaccgatgagacaaaagtggaactctttggaaggtgtgtgtccaagtatatctggcgtagaaggaacactgcatttcataaaagaacattataccaacagtaaaatatggtggtggtagtgtgatggtctgggggctgttttgctgcttcaggacctggaagacttgccgtgataaaaggaactatgaattctgctgtctaccaagagatcctgaaggagaatgtccgaccatctgttcgtgtactcaagctgaaacgaacttgggttctgcagcaggacaatgatcctaaacacaccagcaagtccaccaccgaatggctgaagaaaaaactaaatgaagactttggagtggcctagccaaagtcctgacctgaatcctattgagatgttgtggtatgaccttaaaaaggccgttcatgctcgaaaaccctctaatgtaactgaattaggacaattctgcaaagatgagtgggccaaaaattcctccaggacgctgtaaaagcctcattgcacgttatcgcaaacgcttggttgcagttgttgctgctaagggtggcccaaccagttattaggtttaggggggcaatcacttttttcacacagggccatgatggtttggattttttttcaccttttaataattaacaccttcatttacaaattgcattttgtgtttacttgtgttgtccttgactattgtttaaattggtttgatgttcgaaacacttaagtgtgacaaacatgcaaaggaacaggaaatgaggaaggggggcaaacacttttttcacaccactgtaggtCATAGTTGTCAGAACAAAGGGAGTTTTCTCGCTTAGTATTTAACTTTATACATTCAGTTATGAAGTGCGGAGACACAAACAAATCTAggctaaataaaaatgaaaacaaattataGATAGAaataaagtaggctaaataaaaatCTTCATATAAAAAAACTCAATGTTGTAATTTCCACTTTACaaacagaaaaactaaatggaAGTGGGGGGAAATATTAGACTATAAATTCGTCCGAGCGACCTGCATGGCCCACTAGATGGGGTCAAAAGCTAAAACAAAGAAGGTAAAGGGGAACTCATCCGGatgatgtaacgttactgtaaatgtgttgtACATGACAGTTTATCCCCTTTACGAATGAGGCCGTTTATTGACAGTGTAAAAAGTGACAGGAGGGAAATGAAGTGCTTATGTAACTGGGATATACACAGACCAATCAAATTGTAGAAATAGTTCAGGGTTTTTCTTTCGTCACATTTCCATGGCAAAATGTGGTTTTGACGGACAGTACAGCCGTGACTAccacaaacaaatgtaaaatcatATGTAAACGGGTAATCTCTCGGTCTGCTGTTGTGGTTATGAATCAAATGAGAACGTCAACTTCTCAGGATATGGAAACAGGAAATAACATTGTGGCGACTGGCGAGAACGCGCACGCCGCCGCCGCCCAACTAGAACTCGTGCACCAGAAGAAAGAAATCATCGACGCCATCTTGTTCCTAGTCGATAACGAATTTTGTTTAACGACAGGAAGTCACTTTTTGTCGCCCGACGCAAATACTCAGTTTTTCACTTCTTGAACAAAATATACACCGTCATGTCGACCCATCTGCATTTCCCTACCGGAAAGccttttaacaaaataaatacacacacggTACATTGTTACCTAATGGCGCCTGGTCGTAGTTGCTCTCCGGTTGCGCCCCTCTCCCCTCACAGCTCAGAGCCCGCCCACAAATACTAGCTGCATGATGTAATCAGAAACCAACCGTTTCTTAAAAATTACCAGTTTTCATAAATTTCTTTTTGAACAATGATTAACCTCCCACCAACTATGCGTCATAATCTTAACATAAGAGGTCAGAACATCTGCAGACCGAAAACGCGATGGGCACAACGTTCATGGATAAATGTTATCCTCTCCGAAAAATCGAAAGTAACCGTTTCATCCTGCACAGCCGTTTACGAACATCTCCGTTTAGAAGCGGGTGACGGTGGTTCGATCGGCCCAACTTTTACCTTCGTCCTCCCTCAAGTTTATTTCAAACAACTGCCCGTGCACGGTGCACCAGCAGTTGCAGCGGTCCTGCATGAATGCGCATGCGCGGGGGGATGCGGTTTCGGATGGGGGAGGGTCAATAAATGGAAAGGATGAGAACATCTTCTCTCAACATATGATGTCAAAGGGATTTCTACAGACATATTTCTGGAGAGTTGACAGTAACCAATTTACCACAACAATAAAGCTGTCAGAAAGATTGctataattattttttcagtGTCAAACATGTCTCAGCTTATGTCCAGTGATAtggttaaataaaagaaaagggtTGTAAATTCCAACTACTACTATTTAGGCATAAAACTGACAcaataaagctttttttatttatttttttacataggCTTTAATTTTGGATTTTATGTGTGATTATACCAAG encodes:
- the ndufb2 gene encoding NADH dehydrogenase [ubiquinone] 1 beta subcomplex subunit 2, mitochondrial: MSSFGRALGVFRTGTRLLRRGTQRITTRKASGGPHIEPQYRQYPQITKKQKFESELISGVMWFWILWHCWHDPDAVLGHFPWPDASAWTDEELGIPADDEE